Proteins found in one Oryza glaberrima chromosome 4, OglaRS2, whole genome shotgun sequence genomic segment:
- the LOC127770451 gene encoding tau-cadinol synthase-like isoform X2 translates to MQHMTSTMVGAPRPGFLPAHIGPNMAKIALNPSTIRPGSRAMVRVAQDLSASISSDDGIAHEKVFSYEPSVWGDFFINYGPQPLQRSEEWMRWRADKLKENVRMLFQTSSDVVAKMNLVDAVQHLGIGHLFKDEISYTLRDIHRSEFTSSSLHEVALRFRLLREHGLWVSPDAFNKFKGDDGRFIDEVANEPRGLLSLYNAAYLLVHDEPELEEAISFSRHHLTSMLLQGNYLKHPLVDQVSRALHLPLARTCKRVEALYYISEYQQEERHIPILLDLAKLDFNLLQGLHLKELKAISEWWKDLYGYIGLSYLRDRVVESYTWSYMLFFEEGLALTRMICAKLIALIVIMDDTYDAHATIHESRKLNEAIQRWDESAISLLPEYLKKFYRKLLNNFKEFEDQVAVNEKYRVAYAKKEFQKLSHYYLQEAEWLHQNHKPSFQEHVALSTMTSAMQLVSVSTTVGRGDTITKEAFQWTTSSTTIIACAKILRFMNDIAAFKHGKNKGDIASTVECYMNEHKVSSEVALTKLSSLIEDEWRTMNQAYYEHLEILPAVQRVVNLAASIMFIYDKRKDAYTFSSYLEEIIKSLFVKPVPM, encoded by the exons ATGCAGCATATGACTTCCACCATGGTCGGCGCACCAAGACCTGGGTTTTTGCCCGCCCATATAGGACCTAACATGGCGAAGATTGCTCTGAACCCATCCACCATTAGGCCCGGCTCTCGGGCCATGGTCCGGGTGGCTCAGGACCTGAGTGCGTCTATCTCTTCCGACGACGGTATTGCTCATGAGAAGGTGTTCAGCTATGAGCCCTCGGTATGGGGAGACTTTTTTATCAACTATGGACCACAACCACTTCAG AGGTCAGAGGAATGGATGAGATGGAGGGCCGATAAGCTCAAAGAGAATGTCCGCATGCTGTTTCAGACTTCCAGTGATGTGGTTGCAAAGATGAACTTAGTGGATGCGGTCCAACATCTAGGAATTGGTCACCTCTTCAAAGATGAGATAAGCTACACACTAAGAGACATACACCGAAGTGAATTTACCAGCTCTAGTCTTCATGAGGTTGCTCTTCGGTTTCGCTTGCTTAGGGAGCATGGCTTATGGGTATCTCCAG ATGCATTTAACAAATTCAAGGGTGATGATGGAAGGTTCATCGATGAAGTAGCTAATGAACCAAGGGGTTTATTAAGTCTATACAATGCAGCTTATCTCCTTGTTCATGATGAGCCTGAACTTGAAGAAGCTATCTCTTTTTCTAGGCATCATCTAACATCAATGCTGCTGCAGGGCAATTACCTGAAGCACCCTTTAGTTGATCAAGTCAGTCGTGCGCTTCATTTACCACTAGCAAGGACCTGCAAAAGAGTAGAGGCATTGTACTACATATCAGAGTATCAACAAGAGGAAAGGCATATTCCGATTCTTTTGGATCTTGCAAAACTAGATTTTAACCTTCTGCAGGGGTTGCACTTGAAGGAGCTGAAAGCTATTTCTGA GTGGTGGAAAGACCTTTATGGATATATAGGGCTAAGCTACCTTAGGGATCGTGTGGTGGAGAGCTACACATGGTCTTACATGCTATTCTTTGAAGAAGGCTTAGCACTCACACGGATGATTTGTGCCAAGTTGATTGCACTAATAGTCATCATGGATGACACATATGACGCCCATGCCACCATCCATGAAAGCCGGAAGTTAAACGAAGCCATACAAAG ATGGGATGAGAGTGCTATCTCTCTCCTACCTGAGTACCTGAAAAAGTTCTACAGAAAATTGTTGAATAATTTCAAAGAATTTGAGGATCAGGTGGCAGTGAATGAGAAGTACCGGGTTGCTTATGCTAAGAAAGAG TTCCAAAAGCTATCCCATTATTATCTTCAGGAAGCCGAATGGTTACACCAGAATCACAAGCCTAGCTTTCAAGAACATGTCGCTTTGTCTACCATGACCTCTGCGATGCAACTAGTATCTGTGTCTACTACAGTCGGCCGAGGTGATACAATAACAAAGGAAGCATTCCAGTGGACAACAAGCAGTACTACAATAATAGCATGTGCAAAAATATTGCGTTTCATGAATGACATTGCTGCATTTAAG CACGGAAAGAATAAAGGGGATATCGCTAGCACAGTGGAATGCTACATGAACGAGCACAAGGTCTCAAGCGAGGTTGCGCTCACCAAACTCAGTTCATTAATAGAAGATGAATGGAGAACCATGAACCAGGCCTACTATGAACATCTTGAGATTCTCCCAGCAGTGCAACGAGTTGTGAACTTGGCTGCTTCAATAATGTTCATTTATGACAAAAGGAAGGATGCATACACATTCTCCTCATATCTAGAGGAGATTATCAAGAGTCTCTTTGTCAAGCCTGTTCCCATGTAG
- the LOC127770451 gene encoding tau-cadinol synthase-like isoform X1, with product MQHMTSTMVGAPRPGFLPAHIGPNMAKIALNPSTIRPGSRAMVRVAQDLSASISSDDGIAHEKVFSYEPSVWGDFFINYGPQPLQRSEEWMRWRADKLKENVRMLFQTSSDVVAKMNLVDAVQHLGIGHLFKDEISYTLRDIHRSEFTSSSLHEVALRFRLLREHGLWVSPDAFNKFKGDDGRFIDEVANEPRGLLSLYNAAYLLVHDEPELEEAISFSRHHLTSMLLQGNYLKHPLVDQVSRALHLPLARTCKRVEALYYISEYQQEERHIPILLDLAKLDFNLLQGLHLKELKAISEWWKDLYGYIGLSYLRDRVVESYTWSYMLFFEEGLALTRMICAKLIALIVIMDDTYDAHATIHESRKLNEAIQRWDESAISLLPEYLKKFYRKLLNNFKEFEDQVAVNEKYRVAYAKKEFQKLSHYYLQEAEWLHQNHKPSFQEHVALSTMTSAMQLVSVSTTVGRGDTITKEAFQWTTSSTTIIACAKILRFMNDIAAFKQHGKNKGDIASTVECYMNEHKVSSEVALTKLSSLIEDEWRTMNQAYYEHLEILPAVQRVVNLAASIMFIYDKRKDAYTFSSYLEEIIKSLFVKPVPM from the exons ATGCAGCATATGACTTCCACCATGGTCGGCGCACCAAGACCTGGGTTTTTGCCCGCCCATATAGGACCTAACATGGCGAAGATTGCTCTGAACCCATCCACCATTAGGCCCGGCTCTCGGGCCATGGTCCGGGTGGCTCAGGACCTGAGTGCGTCTATCTCTTCCGACGACGGTATTGCTCATGAGAAGGTGTTCAGCTATGAGCCCTCGGTATGGGGAGACTTTTTTATCAACTATGGACCACAACCACTTCAG AGGTCAGAGGAATGGATGAGATGGAGGGCCGATAAGCTCAAAGAGAATGTCCGCATGCTGTTTCAGACTTCCAGTGATGTGGTTGCAAAGATGAACTTAGTGGATGCGGTCCAACATCTAGGAATTGGTCACCTCTTCAAAGATGAGATAAGCTACACACTAAGAGACATACACCGAAGTGAATTTACCAGCTCTAGTCTTCATGAGGTTGCTCTTCGGTTTCGCTTGCTTAGGGAGCATGGCTTATGGGTATCTCCAG ATGCATTTAACAAATTCAAGGGTGATGATGGAAGGTTCATCGATGAAGTAGCTAATGAACCAAGGGGTTTATTAAGTCTATACAATGCAGCTTATCTCCTTGTTCATGATGAGCCTGAACTTGAAGAAGCTATCTCTTTTTCTAGGCATCATCTAACATCAATGCTGCTGCAGGGCAATTACCTGAAGCACCCTTTAGTTGATCAAGTCAGTCGTGCGCTTCATTTACCACTAGCAAGGACCTGCAAAAGAGTAGAGGCATTGTACTACATATCAGAGTATCAACAAGAGGAAAGGCATATTCCGATTCTTTTGGATCTTGCAAAACTAGATTTTAACCTTCTGCAGGGGTTGCACTTGAAGGAGCTGAAAGCTATTTCTGA GTGGTGGAAAGACCTTTATGGATATATAGGGCTAAGCTACCTTAGGGATCGTGTGGTGGAGAGCTACACATGGTCTTACATGCTATTCTTTGAAGAAGGCTTAGCACTCACACGGATGATTTGTGCCAAGTTGATTGCACTAATAGTCATCATGGATGACACATATGACGCCCATGCCACCATCCATGAAAGCCGGAAGTTAAACGAAGCCATACAAAG ATGGGATGAGAGTGCTATCTCTCTCCTACCTGAGTACCTGAAAAAGTTCTACAGAAAATTGTTGAATAATTTCAAAGAATTTGAGGATCAGGTGGCAGTGAATGAGAAGTACCGGGTTGCTTATGCTAAGAAAGAG TTCCAAAAGCTATCCCATTATTATCTTCAGGAAGCCGAATGGTTACACCAGAATCACAAGCCTAGCTTTCAAGAACATGTCGCTTTGTCTACCATGACCTCTGCGATGCAACTAGTATCTGTGTCTACTACAGTCGGCCGAGGTGATACAATAACAAAGGAAGCATTCCAGTGGACAACAAGCAGTACTACAATAATAGCATGTGCAAAAATATTGCGTTTCATGAATGACATTGCTGCATTTAAG CAGCACGGAAAGAATAAAGGGGATATCGCTAGCACAGTGGAATGCTACATGAACGAGCACAAGGTCTCAAGCGAGGTTGCGCTCACCAAACTCAGTTCATTAATAGAAGATGAATGGAGAACCATGAACCAGGCCTACTATGAACATCTTGAGATTCTCCCAGCAGTGCAACGAGTTGTGAACTTGGCTGCTTCAATAATGTTCATTTATGACAAAAGGAAGGATGCATACACATTCTCCTCATATCTAGAGGAGATTATCAAGAGTCTCTTTGTCAAGCCTGTTCCCATGTAG